Proteins encoded by one window of Pseudomonas sp. LS44:
- a CDS encoding DUF4381 domain-containing protein — MNTLDKLEPLIAPPPIPWWPPAPGWWVLAALVPLLLWALWHWRGHLPLQPRRAAGELPLDPQRQAALDELASLRKPYDGAPAGPWLQQLNGLLKRLCRSHYPENHSHTLSGRGWLAFLDSRCPAAGLTRWMVLVEGGYRPQCSLDDKAVDGLYHAVEIWIRKHV, encoded by the coding sequence ATGAATACGCTCGATAAGCTCGAACCGCTGATCGCCCCGCCGCCGATTCCCTGGTGGCCGCCGGCGCCTGGCTGGTGGGTACTCGCGGCGCTCGTGCCACTGCTGCTCTGGGCACTGTGGCACTGGCGTGGTCACCTGCCGCTGCAACCGCGTCGGGCCGCTGGCGAATTACCGCTCGACCCGCAGCGCCAGGCCGCTCTGGACGAGCTGGCGAGCCTGCGCAAACCCTACGATGGCGCGCCGGCCGGGCCCTGGTTGCAACAGCTCAATGGCTTGCTCAAGCGCCTGTGCCGCAGCCATTACCCAGAAAACCACAGCCACACCCTGAGTGGTCGCGGCTGGCTGGCGTTTCTCGACAGCCGTTGCCCGGCGGCCGGTCTGACTCGCTGGATGGTGTTGGTCGAAGGCGGCTACCGCCCGCAATGCAGCCTCGATGACAAGGCGGTGGATGGCCTCTATCACGCCGTCGAAATCTGGATTCGCAAGCATGTTTGA
- a CDS encoding DUF58 domain-containing protein — protein MHILPSQPGVRANLAELIDMRHRVREVQLFSTPSRRSPLVGLHHSKLRGRGVDFDQVRVYQAGDDVRTIDWRVTARTQEPHTKLFHEERERPIYIMVEQSQRLFFGSGQVFKSVLAAQAAALIGWAALAHNDRIGGLVFGDVEHHEVKPRRSKQSLLQLLNRLVRASQALHSEIPANREAFSQALRRAREVLRPGSLVIVLCDERALTDSTEQQLTLLARHTDLVLFPLSDPLDHALPAAGLLNFNERGAQIELDTHNSELRQAYRSLGEARETRWQRLAQKLGVPLLPLNTQTELVEQLRDYLNAQRPRKTP, from the coding sequence ATGCACATTCTTCCCAGTCAACCCGGAGTCCGCGCCAACCTCGCCGAGCTGATCGACATGCGCCATCGGGTGCGCGAGGTGCAGCTGTTCTCCACGCCGAGCCGGCGCAGCCCGTTGGTGGGCCTGCATCACTCCAAGCTGCGCGGCCGTGGGGTGGACTTCGATCAGGTGCGCGTCTATCAGGCCGGCGACGATGTGCGCACCATCGACTGGCGCGTCACCGCGCGGACGCAGGAGCCGCATACCAAGCTGTTCCACGAGGAGCGCGAGCGGCCGATTTACATCATGGTCGAGCAGAGCCAGCGGCTGTTCTTCGGCAGCGGCCAGGTGTTCAAATCGGTACTCGCCGCGCAGGCCGCGGCGCTGATCGGTTGGGCCGCGCTGGCCCACAACGACCGGATCGGCGGGCTGGTGTTTGGCGATGTCGAGCACCATGAGGTCAAACCACGGCGCAGCAAGCAAAGCCTGTTGCAACTACTCAACCGTTTGGTGCGCGCCAGTCAGGCTCTGCACAGCGAAATCCCCGCCAATCGCGAAGCCTTCAGCCAAGCCCTGCGCCGTGCTCGCGAGGTTCTGCGGCCTGGCAGCCTGGTGATCGTGCTGTGCGATGAGCGCGCCCTGACCGACAGCACCGAGCAGCAATTGACCCTGCTCGCCCGGCATACCGATCTGGTCTTGTTCCCGCTTTCCGACCCGCTCGATCACGCCCTACCGGCGGCCGGCCTGCTGAATTTCAACGAGCGTGGCGCGCAGATCGAACTGGACACCCACAACAGCGAGCTGCGCCAGGCCTACCGCAGCCTCGGCGAAGCCCGCGAAACTCGCTGGCAGCGCCTGGCGCAGAAGCTTGGCGTACCGTTGCTGCCGCTGAATACCCAGACTGAACTGGTCGAACAGCTGCGTGACTACCTGAATGCCCAGCGGCCCAGAAAAACGCCATGA
- a CDS encoding MoxR family ATPase, with amino-acid sequence MDHRESLLTLRNFLATQILGQEKLIERLLIALLADGHLLVEGAPGLAKTKAIKELAEGIEAEFHRIQFTPDLLPADITGTEIYRPETGSFVFQQGPIFHNLVLADEINRAPAKVQSALLEAMAERQVSVGRSTYDLSPLFLVMATQNPIEQEGTYPLPEAQLDRFLMHVKIGFPDASVERKILSQARGDALNGETKPEHRVSQHAIFAARKEILGLYMADAVEEYLVQLVMATRTPGKFDPEMAEWIAYGASPRGSIALDRCARAHAWLAGRDFVSPEDIQAVLFDVLRHRIILSFEAEAAGIDQDRVIQRVLDVVAVA; translated from the coding sequence ATGGATCACCGTGAATCTCTCCTGACCCTGCGAAACTTTCTGGCTACGCAGATTCTCGGTCAGGAAAAGCTCATCGAACGCCTGCTGATCGCCCTCCTCGCCGACGGCCATCTGCTCGTCGAAGGCGCCCCCGGACTGGCCAAGACCAAGGCGATCAAAGAGCTGGCCGAAGGCATCGAAGCCGAGTTCCATCGCATCCAGTTCACCCCCGACCTGTTACCTGCGGACATCACCGGCACGGAGATCTACCGGCCGGAAACTGGCAGCTTCGTGTTCCAGCAAGGACCGATCTTCCACAATCTGGTGCTCGCCGACGAGATCAACCGCGCGCCGGCCAAGGTCCAGTCGGCACTCCTCGAAGCCATGGCCGAGCGTCAGGTATCGGTCGGTCGCTCGACCTACGATCTGTCGCCGCTGTTTCTGGTAATGGCCACGCAGAACCCGATCGAACAGGAAGGCACCTACCCGCTGCCGGAAGCCCAGCTCGATCGCTTCCTGATGCACGTGAAGATCGGTTTTCCCGACGCTTCGGTGGAACGCAAGATTCTCTCCCAGGCGCGTGGCGATGCGCTGAACGGCGAAACCAAGCCGGAGCACCGGGTCAGCCAGCACGCGATCTTCGCCGCGCGCAAGGAAATCCTCGGCCTGTACATGGCCGACGCGGTGGAGGAATACCTGGTGCAGCTGGTGATGGCGACCCGCACGCCGGGCAAGTTCGATCCGGAAATGGCCGAGTGGATCGCCTACGGCGCCAGCCCGCGCGGTTCCATCGCCCTGGACCGCTGCGCGCGCGCCCATGCCTGGCTGGCCGGCCGCGACTTCGTCAGCCCAGAAGATATTCAGGCGGTGCTGTTCGACGTGCTGCGCCACCGCATCATCCTGTCGTTCGAGGCGGAAGCCGCCGGTATCGATCAGGACCGCGTGATCCAGCGCGTGCTCGATGTGGTCGCGGTGGCCTGA
- a CDS encoding biotin-dependent carboxyltransferase family protein, translating to MSGLLVERSTPLVQLQDGGRFGVRHLGVTQGGALDWISHYWANWLLGNDLRAPVIEIPLGGFALLCLQDSHLALAGADLAATLDDQPLTPWRSVAVRAGQRLQFNAPRCGARAYLATPGGFAVPAVLGSCSTVSREGLGGPDGQGRALQAGDRLHWAVAAPRLRSMDNRARPDFSTPPTLELILGAQYGEFSGVSLFELFNSDWRLDSRADRMGMRLLGAPLRYQGRPMISEGIPLGAVQVPPDGQPIVLFNDRQTIGGYPRLGALSPHALARLAQCLPGETVRLRPSDQASAMHEHRRLLAQWATG from the coding sequence ATGAGCGGTCTACTGGTGGAACGCAGCACGCCGCTGGTGCAGCTGCAGGACGGCGGGCGTTTTGGCGTCCGGCACCTGGGCGTCACCCAAGGCGGAGCGCTGGATTGGATTTCCCATTACTGGGCCAACTGGCTGCTCGGCAATGATCTTAGGGCGCCAGTCATCGAAATCCCGCTCGGCGGTTTTGCCCTGCTGTGTCTGCAGGACAGCCACCTCGCCCTGGCTGGTGCCGACTTGGCCGCGACCCTCGACGACCAACCCCTGACACCTTGGCGCAGTGTGGCCGTGCGCGCCGGGCAGCGTTTGCAGTTCAACGCGCCGCGCTGCGGTGCGCGCGCCTACCTCGCCACGCCCGGCGGCTTTGCCGTGCCGGCAGTGCTGGGCAGCTGCTCGACGGTCAGCCGCGAAGGCCTTGGCGGCCCCGATGGCCAGGGCCGCGCGCTGCAAGCCGGCGACCGCTTGCACTGGGCCGTTGCTGCACCGCGGCTGCGCAGCATGGACAACCGCGCGCGCCCCGACTTCTCCACGCCGCCGACCCTCGAGCTGATCCTCGGCGCGCAATACGGCGAATTCAGCGGCGTCAGCCTGTTCGAGTTGTTCAATAGCGATTGGCGCCTCGATAGCCGCGCCGACCGCATGGGCATGCGCCTGCTCGGCGCGCCCTTGCGCTATCAAGGGCGGCCGATGATTTCCGAAGGTATCCCGCTTGGCGCGGTTCAGGTGCCGCCTGATGGACAGCCGATCGTGCTGTTCAACGACCGGCAAACCATTGGCGGCTACCCGCGTCTCGGCGCGCTCAGCCCACACGCTTTGGCCCGACTCGCGCAATGTCTGCCGGGCGAGACGGTGCGCCTGCGCCCGAGCGATCAGGCAAGCGCCATGCACGAGCATCGGCGCCTGCTTGCCCAATGGGCGACTGGGTAG
- a CDS encoding VWA domain-containing protein: MFEFAWPWAFLLVPLPWLMRWLLPPAPSGEAALKVSFLSDLETLAGRRARANLPNWRQQAPFILLWLLLLLASARPEWIGEPLPVPATGRDLLVAVDVSGSMDYADMQWQGLDVSRLTLVKHLLGDFIEGRRGDRVGLILFGSQAYLQAPLTFDRATVRTWLDEALIGIAGKNTAIGDAIGLAVKRLRQRPAQSRVLVLVTDGASNGGEIEPLTAARLAAEEGVKIYPIGIGADPEQSTLAGFGFNPTLDLDETTLKAIAEQTGGEYFRARDQQELQSIEATLDRLEPVEQAHTQARPALALYPWPLASALLLSLLLAAREFWPHWQQQWLSRRPQWLRRRT, from the coding sequence ATGTTTGAGTTCGCCTGGCCATGGGCCTTCCTCCTCGTACCGCTGCCCTGGCTGATGCGCTGGCTGCTGCCGCCCGCCCCCAGCGGCGAGGCGGCGCTCAAAGTCAGCTTCCTCAGCGACCTGGAAACCCTGGCCGGTCGTCGCGCGCGGGCCAACCTGCCGAATTGGCGCCAGCAAGCGCCGTTCATTCTGCTCTGGCTGTTGCTGCTGCTGGCTAGCGCGCGTCCCGAGTGGATTGGCGAGCCGTTGCCGGTTCCCGCTACGGGCCGCGATCTGCTCGTGGCGGTGGATGTCTCCGGATCGATGGATTACGCCGACATGCAATGGCAAGGCCTCGACGTCAGCCGCCTGACGCTGGTCAAGCATCTGCTCGGCGATTTCATCGAAGGCCGCCGGGGCGACCGCGTCGGGCTGATCCTGTTCGGTAGCCAGGCCTATCTGCAGGCGCCGCTGACGTTTGACCGCGCCACCGTACGCACCTGGCTGGACGAGGCGCTGATCGGCATCGCCGGCAAAAACACCGCCATTGGCGATGCGATTGGCCTGGCGGTCAAACGTCTGCGCCAGCGGCCGGCGCAGAGTCGCGTGCTGGTGCTGGTGACCGATGGCGCCAGCAACGGCGGTGAGATCGAGCCGCTCACCGCCGCGCGCCTGGCTGCCGAGGAAGGGGTGAAGATCTATCCGATCGGGATTGGCGCCGATCCCGAGCAAAGTACCCTGGCCGGCTTCGGTTTCAATCCGACTCTCGATCTGGACGAAACGACCCTCAAAGCGATTGCCGAACAAACCGGCGGCGAGTATTTCCGCGCCCGCGATCAGCAGGAACTGCAGAGCATCGAAGCCACCCTCGATCGCCTGGAGCCAGTCGAGCAAGCCCACACCCAAGCGCGCCCTGCCCTGGCCCTGTACCCCTGGCCGCTGGCTAGCGCGCTGCTCCTGAGCCTGTTGCTGGCGGCGCGGGAATTCTGGCCGCACTGGCAGCAGCAGTGGCTGAGCCGGCGCCCGCAGTGGTTGCGGAGGCGCACATGA
- a CDS encoding NAD-glutamate dehydrogenase gives MSFFTAASRVDFQQQLQTALAQHVSEQGLPQMALFAEQFFGIVALDELGERRLSDLVGCTLSAWRLLERFDPAQPQVQVYNPDYEKHGWQSTHTAIQVLHADIPFLVDSVRMEVSRRGHSIHTLQTSVLSVRRDSQGQLLEVLPKGTTGPDVRHESLMFLEIDRCASAGERRALENGLLEVLADVRLTVADFEPMKTKARDLLAWLGSAKLKVDPAELGEIKVFLEWLLDNHFTFLGYEEFTVHEEAGGGFISYDEGSLLGLSKRLRSGLSSSDLHIQSYALDYLREPLLLSFAKAAMPSRVHRPAYPDFVSIRALDAKGKVVKECRFMGIYTSVVYSQSVREIPFIRRKVAAVEKRSGFSAEGHLGKELVKVLEVLPRDDLFQTPVDELYNTALAIVQIQERNKIRLFLRKDPYGRFVYALAYVPRDVYSTETRLRIQQVLVDRLHASDCEFWTYFSESLLARVQFILRVDPQTRLDIDPQQLEREVIQACRSWKDDFAGLVVESFGEAKGTRVLADFPKSFPAGYRERFAASSAVVDMQHVLSLSDVRPLVMSFYQPLAVDEQQLHCKLYHADTPLALSDVLPILENLGLRVLGEFPYHLQHQNGRQFWIHDFAFTYAEGLDVDLQQLNDTFQDAFVQIVSGAAENDGFNRLVLTAAMPWRDVALLRAYARYLKQIRLGFDLGYIASTLVNHIDIARELVRLFKTRFYLARKLSAGDLADKQHKLEQAILAALDDVSVLNEDRILRRYLDLIKATLRTNFYQPDATGAAKSYFSFKLNPRQIPDIPKPVPLFEVFVYSPRVEGVHLRGGKVARGGLRWSDREEDYRTEVLGLVKAQQVKNAVIVPVGAKGGFIPRRLPVGGNRDEIQAEAIACYRIFISGLLDITDNLKEGAVVPPANVVRHDADDPYLVVAADKGTATFSDIANGIAGEYGFWLGDAFASGGSAGYDHKGMGITAKGGWVSVQRHFRERGIDVQKDNFTVIGIGDMAGDVFGNGLLLSDKLQLVAAFNHLHIFIDPNPDPAKSFVERQRLFNLPRSNWSDYEAGLISAGGGVFSRSAKSIAISPQMQKRFDITADKLAPTELLNALLKAPVDLLWNGGIGTYVKSSRESHADVGDKANDALRVDGRELRAKVVGEGGNLGMTQLGRVEYGLNGGASNTDFIDNAGGVDCSDHEVNIKILLNEIVAAGDMTGKQRNGLLVEMTEAVGGLVLGNNYKQTQALSLAQRRARERIGEYKRLIAALEAAGKLDRALEFLPSDEELTERAANGLGLTRPELSVLISYSKIDLKESLIKSLVPDDDYLIREMETAFPPLLAEKFGEPMRRHRLKREIVSTQIANDLVNHMGITFVQRLKESTGQSAANVAGAYVIVRDVFHLPHWFRQIETLDYKVAADVQLQLMEELMRLGRRATRWFLRSRRDNLDAGRDVAHFGPQVAALGLKLNELLEGPTLEQWQARYQSFVDAGVPELLARMVAGVSHLYTLLPIIEAADVTGQSPALVAKAHFAVGSALDLTWYLQQITSLPVESNWQALAREAFRDDLDWQQRAITVAVLQMPDAPVDMESRMQLWLQQHRPLVERWRAMLTELRASTSTDYAMYAVANRELMDLAQSAQHVLAA, from the coding sequence ATGTCGTTCTTCACCGCCGCCAGCCGCGTCGATTTCCAGCAACAGCTGCAAACGGCCCTGGCGCAGCACGTCAGCGAGCAAGGGTTGCCGCAGATGGCCCTGTTCGCCGAGCAATTCTTCGGCATTGTCGCCCTCGATGAACTAGGCGAACGACGTCTGTCCGATCTGGTTGGCTGCACGCTGTCGGCCTGGCGCTTGCTGGAACGCTTCGATCCGGCGCAGCCGCAGGTGCAGGTGTACAACCCGGACTACGAGAAGCACGGCTGGCAATCCACGCATACCGCCATTCAAGTGCTGCATGCCGATATTCCGTTCCTGGTCGACTCGGTGCGCATGGAGGTGAGCCGCCGCGGCCACAGCATTCACACCCTGCAGACCAGCGTGCTGAGCGTGCGTCGCGACAGCCAGGGGCAGTTGCTGGAAGTCCTGCCCAAGGGCACGACGGGCCCGGACGTGCGCCACGAATCGCTGATGTTCCTGGAGATCGACCGCTGCGCCAGTGCCGGAGAGCGGCGTGCGCTGGAGAACGGTTTGCTCGAAGTGCTCGCCGATGTGCGCCTGACGGTCGCCGATTTCGAGCCGATGAAAACCAAGGCCCGCGATCTGCTGGCCTGGCTGGGCAGCGCCAAGCTCAAGGTCGACCCGGCCGAACTGGGCGAAATCAAGGTGTTTCTCGAATGGTTGCTGGACAACCACTTCACCTTCCTCGGCTATGAAGAGTTCACCGTGCACGAGGAAGCCGGCGGCGGCTTCATCAGCTACGACGAAGGCTCGCTACTCGGCCTGTCGAAGCGCCTGCGTAGCGGGCTTTCCAGTAGCGACCTGCATATCCAGAGCTATGCGCTGGATTACCTGCGCGAGCCGTTGCTGCTGTCGTTCGCCAAAGCCGCGATGCCGAGTCGCGTGCATCGCCCGGCGTACCCGGATTTCGTCTCGATCCGCGCGCTGGACGCGAAGGGCAAGGTGGTCAAGGAATGCCGCTTCATGGGCATCTATACCTCGGTGGTCTACAGCCAGAGCGTGCGCGAGATTCCGTTCATCCGCCGCAAGGTCGCCGCGGTGGAGAAACGTTCGGGGTTCAGCGCCGAAGGGCATTTGGGCAAGGAATTGGTCAAGGTGCTCGAGGTGTTGCCGCGCGACGACCTGTTCCAGACGCCGGTCGACGAGTTGTACAACACCGCGCTGGCCATCGTGCAGATCCAGGAGCGCAACAAGATCCGCCTGTTCTTGCGCAAGGACCCCTACGGCCGCTTCGTCTACGCGCTGGCCTACGTGCCGCGTGACGTGTACTCGACCGAGACCCGGCTACGCATCCAGCAGGTCCTGGTCGACCGCCTGCATGCCAGCGATTGCGAGTTCTGGACCTACTTCTCCGAGTCGCTGCTGGCACGTGTGCAGTTCATCCTGCGCGTCGATCCGCAGACCAGGCTGGACATCGACCCGCAGCAGCTGGAGCGCGAAGTCATCCAGGCCTGCCGCTCGTGGAAGGACGATTTCGCCGGGCTGGTGGTCGAGAGTTTCGGCGAAGCCAAGGGCACGCGGGTGCTTGCCGATTTTCCGAAAAGCTTCCCCGCCGGTTATCGCGAGCGCTTCGCCGCGTCCTCGGCGGTGGTCGACATGCAGCACGTGCTCAGCCTGTCGGACGTGCGCCCGTTGGTGATGAGCTTCTACCAGCCGCTGGCGGTCGATGAGCAGCAGCTGCACTGCAAGCTGTACCACGCCGATACGCCGCTGGCGCTGTCTGACGTGTTGCCGATTCTGGAGAATCTCGGCCTGCGCGTGCTCGGCGAATTTCCCTATCACCTGCAGCATCAGAACGGCCGGCAATTCTGGATTCACGACTTCGCCTTCACCTACGCCGAAGGGCTGGATGTCGATCTCCAGCAGCTCAACGACACCTTCCAGGACGCCTTCGTGCAGATCGTTAGCGGCGCCGCGGAGAACGATGGCTTCAATCGTCTGGTGCTCACCGCGGCGATGCCCTGGCGCGATGTCGCGCTGCTGCGCGCCTATGCGCGGTATTTGAAGCAGATCCGTCTGGGCTTCGATCTGGGCTATATCGCCAGCACGTTGGTCAACCACATCGACATCGCCCGCGAGTTGGTGCGGCTGTTCAAGACCCGCTTCTACCTGGCGCGCAAGCTCAGCGCCGGCGATCTGGCGGACAAGCAGCACAAGCTCGAACAGGCGATTCTCGCCGCCCTCGACGATGTCTCCGTACTCAACGAGGACCGCATCCTGCGGCGTTATCTGGACCTGATCAAAGCCACCCTGCGTACCAACTTCTATCAGCCGGACGCCACCGGTGCGGCGAAGAGCTATTTCAGCTTCAAGCTCAACCCCCGGCAGATTCCGGACATTCCCAAGCCGGTGCCGCTGTTCGAGGTGTTCGTTTATTCGCCGCGCGTTGAGGGCGTGCATCTGCGCGGTGGCAAGGTCGCCCGCGGCGGTCTGCGTTGGTCGGACCGCGAGGAGGACTACCGCACCGAGGTACTCGGCCTGGTCAAGGCCCAGCAGGTGAAAAATGCGGTGATCGTGCCGGTCGGCGCCAAGGGTGGCTTCATTCCGCGGCGCTTGCCGGTGGGCGGCAACCGCGACGAGATCCAGGCCGAGGCCATCGCCTGCTACCGGATCTTTATTTCCGGTCTGCTGGACATCACCGACAACCTCAAGGAAGGCGCGGTGGTACCGCCAGCCAACGTGGTGCGTCATGACGCGGACGATCCGTATCTGGTGGTGGCGGCCGACAAGGGCACGGCGACTTTTTCCGACATCGCCAATGGCATCGCCGGCGAATACGGCTTCTGGTTGGGCGACGCGTTCGCCTCAGGTGGCTCGGCGGGTTACGACCATAAAGGCATGGGCATCACCGCCAAGGGCGGCTGGGTGTCGGTGCAGCGGCACTTCCGCGAGCGCGGCATCGATGTGCAGAAAGACAATTTCACGGTGATCGGCATCGGTGACATGGCCGGCGACGTGTTCGGCAACGGCTTGCTGCTCTCGGACAAGCTGCAGCTGGTCGCGGCCTTCAACCATCTGCATATTTTCATCGACCCCAATCCGGACCCGGCGAAGAGCTTTGTCGAGCGCCAGCGGCTGTTCAATCTGCCGCGCTCGAACTGGAGCGACTACGAGGCCGGGTTGATTTCCGCGGGCGGCGGGGTGTTCTCGCGCAGCGCCAAAAGCATCGCCATCAGCCCGCAGATGCAGAAGCGCTTCGACATCACCGCCGACAAGCTGGCGCCCACCGAACTGCTCAATGCGCTGCTCAAGGCGCCGGTCGATCTGCTCTGGAATGGCGGCATCGGCACCTATGTGAAGTCCAGTCGGGAGAGCCACGCCGATGTTGGCGACAAGGCCAACGACGCGCTGCGCGTGGACGGTCGCGAGCTGCGTGCCAAGGTGGTGGGCGAGGGCGGCAACCTCGGCATGACCCAGCTCGGCCGCGTCGAATACGGTTTGAATGGTGGGGCGAGCAATACCGACTTCATCGACAACGCCGGCGGCGTCGACTGTTCCGACCACGAGGTGAACATCAAAATTCTCCTCAACGAGATCGTCGCTGCCGGCGACATGACCGGTAAACAGCGCAACGGCTTGCTAGTCGAGATGACCGAAGCGGTGGGTGGCCTGGTGCTCGGCAACAACTACAAGCAGACCCAGGCGCTGTCCCTGGCGCAGCGCCGGGCGCGGGAACGGATCGGCGAATACAAACGCCTGATTGCCGCGCTTGAGGCGGCCGGCAAGCTCGATCGCGCGCTGGAGTTCCTGCCCAGCGACGAGGAGCTGACCGAGCGTGCGGCCAACGGCCTGGGCCTGACCCGGCCGGAGCTGTCGGTGCTGATCTCCTACAGCAAGATCGACCTCAAGGAGTCGCTGATCAAGTCGCTGGTGCCAGACGACGACTACCTGATCCGTGAAATGGAAACCGCATTCCCGCCGTTGCTGGCAGAGAAATTTGGCGAGCCGATGCGCCGCCATCGCCTGAAGCGTGAAATCGTCAGCACGCAGATCGCCAACGACCTGGTCAATCACATGGGCATCACCTTCGTGCAGCGCCTCAAGGAGTCCACCGGGCAGAGCGCGGCCAACGTCGCCGGGGCGTATGTGATCGTCCGCGACGTGTTCCATCTGCCGCACTGGTTCCGCCAGATCGAGACGCTGGACTACAAGGTCGCCGCCGACGTGCAGTTGCAGCTGATGGAAGAGCTGATGCGTCTGGGCCGGCGCGCGACCCGCTGGTTTTTGCGTAGCCGCCGCGACAATCTCGATGCTGGCCGCGATGTGGCGCATTTTGGGCCGCAGGTGGCAGCGTTGGGCCTGAAGCTCAACGAACTGCTCGAAGGGCCGACGCTGGAGCAGTGGCAGGCGCGCTATCAGTCGTTCGTCGACGCTGGCGTGCCGGAGTTGCTGGCGCGCATGGTGGCGGGGGTCAGCCATCTGTACACCTTGTTGCCGATCATCGAGGCCGCCGATGTCACCGGGCAGAGTCCCGCACTGGTGGCCAAGGCGCACTTCGCGGTCGGCAGCGCGCTGGATCTGACCTGGTATCTGCAGCAGATCACCAGCCTGCCGGTGGAAAGCAACTGGCAGGCCTTGGCGCGTGAAGCCTTCCGCGATGATCTGGATTGGCAACAGCGCGCCATCACCGTGGCGGTGTTGCAGATGCCTGATGCGCCGGTGGATATGGAGTCGCGGATGCAGCTCTGGCTGCAGCAGCATCGGCCGTTGGTGGAGCGCTGGCGCGCGATGTTGACCGAGCTGCGCGCCTCGACCAGCACCGATTACGCCATGTATGCGGTGGCCAATCGCGAGCTGATGGATCTGGCGCAGAGCGCCCAGCATGTATTGGCAGCCTGA
- the pxpB gene encoding 5-oxoprolinase subunit PxpB, producing the protein MSTPHLRLEVAALDCFILRLFDSIDEANMPWLLAAAQQLRQAFGAGLIELVPSYTTLLLQFDLLQLTAAQARELIAASLADLQPLAAGGGRQLTLPVWYDRRVGPELDLLARRSGLTVSEVIHRHSAHRYCVFALGFAPGFAFMGLVVPELASPRLDTPRQRVAAGSVGIAERQTAVYPLLSPGGWNLIGRTPTRLFDRELDGYSLLQPGDQVRFAAIEHAEFIRLGGDDTPLAQTQGAS; encoded by the coding sequence ATGAGCACGCCGCACCTGCGCCTTGAAGTCGCCGCGCTCGACTGTTTTATCCTGCGGCTATTCGACAGCATCGACGAAGCCAACATGCCCTGGCTGCTCGCCGCCGCGCAGCAGTTGCGCCAGGCCTTCGGCGCCGGGCTGATCGAACTGGTGCCCTCCTACACCACGCTGTTGCTGCAATTCGACTTACTGCAGCTGACTGCCGCACAGGCGCGCGAACTGATCGCCGCGAGCCTCGCAGACTTGCAACCACTAGCGGCGGGCGGCGGCCGCCAGCTGACGCTGCCGGTCTGGTACGACCGCCGGGTCGGCCCGGAGCTTGATCTCTTGGCGCGACGCAGCGGGCTGACGGTCAGCGAGGTGATCCATCGCCACAGTGCACACCGCTACTGCGTCTTCGCCCTCGGCTTCGCGCCCGGTTTCGCCTTTATGGGCCTGGTCGTGCCGGAGTTGGCCAGCCCGCGCCTGGACACCCCGCGCCAACGGGTAGCAGCCGGCAGCGTGGGGATTGCCGAGCGGCAGACCGCCGTCTATCCGTTGCTGTCACCGGGCGGCTGGAACTTGATCGGCCGCACTCCGACGCGTTTGTTCGACCGCGAGCTGGACGGCTACAGCCTGCTGCAACCGGGCGATCAGGTCCGTTTCGCCGCCATCGAACATGCCGAATTCATTCGCCTGGGCGGCGACGACACGCCCCTGGCGCAGACGCAGGGCGCGTCATGA
- a CDS encoding DUF2835 domain-containing protein, with protein MASLVLDIAIPAERWQAVYRGQANRVLLHSRDGRRISLPVHHLRPYLSHAGVYGSFALEFSDAGELLSLRPLD; from the coding sequence ATGGCCAGTCTGGTGCTGGATATCGCCATCCCGGCCGAACGTTGGCAGGCCGTTTACCGCGGGCAGGCTAACCGCGTTCTGTTGCACAGTCGTGATGGCCGGCGGATCAGTTTGCCGGTCCATCATCTGCGTCCTTACCTCAGTCATGCCGGTGTCTACGGTAGTTTCGCGCTGGAATTCAGCGATGCCGGCGAATTGCTGAGTTTGCGCCCGCTCGACTGA